Genomic DNA from Dehalogenimonas lykanthroporepellens BL-DC-9:
TGCCGTCGGGGACGGCCTCGAACTCACGTTCCTCGACTTCGGCGGTTTCAAAGGCGTCGTCGAACTGCGCCAGGTCGAGGTTGCTGCTGGATTGGTTTTCGTAGTGTTCCATGGTCGGCTCTCCTTACTGTTGAGGTTTCGCCGCCGCACTCGCGGTCGGCTCCGGCTTCGGCCGGGCGGCACTCGCCGCAGCTCCGGCTGCCGTGTTGTTGAAGGCTTTAACGAAGCTCGAAAAATCGAGGGGGATGACTTCGGGGAGTCGGCCGGTGCGGTCACCGGCGTCGTAGTTGGGACTGGGCTTGGTGCGCATCACGCGCTGCCATACCGGCTTGCCGTCCTCGCCGGTTTTCATGTCCAGGTCGCAGAACAGGATCAGGTCCACCAGACCGGTGACCAGCTTCCGCGCCTTTTCCGGCAGCGTCGGCACGATGCGGGTGTGTTTGCCGGTCCGGGTCTCGATGTCCCGTTCCTGAGAGTGGGAGATCAGGATCAGCCCATAGGGCAGGAAGGCGAGCTTGTTGATGACGCGCTGGAACTCGTTGTTGATCAGCGCGTAGCCCTTGCCGTAGCCCAGGTCGGATTCGTGCTCGATCTTGAATTTCTTGCAGACGTAGTCCGAGCACATCTTGTAGGCGTTATCCACCGTGTCGACGACGATGGTCTTGAACTCGTGCTTGCCCTCGGCGATTTCGGCGCAGGCCTGCAGAAGGTCGTCCCAGCAGGTGATCGGGGTCTGGAACACCTCCAGGGCGTTCAGGCCCGGCTCGGTCGCCAGGAACAGTGCGTCATCGGCCTTGGAGCACCAGGTGCTCTTGCCGATCTTGCTCGGGCCGTACACCAGGGCGGTGAGGTCCGAGAGTGTGTGTTTGGGTTTGCTTTTGGTCTTGGGAAGCATGGCTTCGTCTCCTTATGGTTGGGATTTCAAAACACCGGAGCGGCGTCTTCACCGGCTCCGTCCCGCAGCTCTTCGTGCGGGGCGATCCGTTGGAAATGGTTTTCGATGACGTTGGGGTTGCCGCCCGAGCGGCAGAGTTGGAAGTAGGCGCAGGGTCTTCCGTACTGGAAGCAGTAGCTGGTGTTGCGGTAGAAGGTGTTGCGCCGACGGGCGTCGAGCATGGCCTTGGAGAGTTCCCACAGCTCCGCCCGCAGTTCCTCGAACTGGTCGCGGGAGATGTAGAGCACCTCGCGATGGAACATGCCCGGCTCGAGGTACTTCTCCTGGAGCCGCTGCTGGAAGGTGTCGTCCTCCTCCGGCAGCTTGCGCTTGGCGCTGCTCTTGCCGGTTTTCGACTTGGCGATCAGCTCCGCCCGGCGGGCCTCGAATTCGGCCTCGGTCTCACCCTTGCCCTGGCGCAGCTTGGCCTTGACCAGAACGTTGTAGATGATGCCGCTGACCGTGATGCCGAGGGTCTGCTCCAGGTACCAGGCGTAGAGGATGATCTGGAAATCAGTCCACAGCCGCTCCAGATAGCTGGCGTCGATCTGCGAGGCGGTTTTGTGTTCCAGCAGGAAATACTGGCCATCCTGACGGACGATGCCGTCCACCTTCCCGGCGAGAATGAAACTGCGCGAGGTCGCTCCGGTCGCCGGGTTGACGATGGGACCTTCGAAGGTTTTCTCGAGCGCGACGACCTCGAACTCTTCAGCGGGGTAGTGTTCCGCATAGGCGCTCATCATGGCCCTGGCGAGATGCCAGTCGGCCTGTTGATGGTCGTCCTGCGCCCTGTTCGGATAGGTCCGGTCGATGTGGTCGATGACCTTGGCCAGATCCCGCTCGCCGTGCCAGCACTCCAGGCAGTCGTGAATGACCGAGCCGAAGGCCAGATTGGGGTCACGCTCGAGCGGCACCAGCTCGTCGATGTAGCGCCACTTGCAGGCCATGCGGCAGTTGCGGAACAGCCGCCACATGGAATAGGTGGTGGTCATCAGCTCGCTCATACC
This window encodes:
- a CDS encoding conserved hypothetical protein (KEGG: dde:Dde_1926 hypothetical protein), with product MSELMTTTYSMWRLFRNCRMACKWRYIDELVPLERDPNLAFGSVIHDCLECWHGERDLAKVIDHIDRTYPNRAQDDHQQADWHLARAMMSAYAEHYPAEEFEVVALEKTFEGPIVNPATGATSRSFILAGKVDGIVRQDGQYFLLEHKTASQIDASYLERLWTDFQIILYAWYLEQTLGITVSGIIYNVLVKAKLRQGKGETEAEFEARRAELIAKSKTGKSSAKRKLPEEDDTFQQRLQEKYLEPGMFHREVLYISRDQFEELRAELWELSKAMLDARRRNTFYRNTSYCFQYGRPCAYFQLCRSGGNPNVIENHFQRIAPHEELRDGAGEDAAPVF
- a CDS encoding conserved hypothetical protein (KEGG: sfu:Sfum_3786 hypothetical protein), giving the protein MLPKTKSKPKHTLSDLTALVYGPSKIGKSTWCSKADDALFLATEPGLNALEVFQTPITCWDDLLQACAEIAEGKHEFKTIVVDTVDNAYKMCSDYVCKKFKIEHESDLGYGKGYALINNEFQRVINKLAFLPYGLILISHSQERDIETRTGKHTRIVPTLPEKARKLVTGLVDLILFCDLDMKTGEDGKPVWQRVMRTKPSPNYDAGDRTGRLPEVIPLDFSSFVKAFNNTAAGAAASAARPKPEPTASAAAKPQQ